GTACCTGATTTTTCAAAATTAAGTGTTAATTCTATATTAGATGCACTAGGGCTTGCATTTTTTAGTATGTCTTTAGGTGTATGTGTGATTTTAACTTATGCAGCAAGTTTGCCCGATAAAACAAATTTTATAAGTAGTGCTTTAAATATTATCATTATTAATACTATCATTGGTTTGATGATGGGACTTATTGTATTTACTTTTATATTTGAATTCGGAGCTGATCCTACTCAACAAGGTCCAGGACTTATATTTATATCATTAACAACGCTTTTTGCAAAGTTAGGATTTTTGGGAAATGTTTTAGCCATAGCCTTTTTTATAGCTTTATTTTTTGCAGGGATTACTTCGGCTATTTCTATGATAGAACCTTTTACTTTTTATCTTATAAATCGTTATCAAATTTCAAGAAAAAAAGCTTTGGTTTTTGTGGGTATGATTGTTTATTTTCTTGGAAGTTTATCTATACTTTCTTTTTATCATGTAAGTGCATCAAGTTTAAATTTCTTTGGGAAAAGTTTTTTTGATATTTTAGACTTTTTCATACAAAATTTATTAATGCCAATTTCTGCTTTAATTACAGCATTTTTTGTGGGTTTTGTGCTTAAAAAAGAAGCTTTACAAACTTTATTTTACCCATTTATGCGTGGGATATATTTTGAAATTTGGTATATCTTTTTAAGATACATT
This genomic window from Campylobacter lari contains:
- a CDS encoding sodium-dependent transporter, translated to VPDFSKLSVNSILDALGLAFFSMSLGVCVILTYAASLPDKTNFISSALNIIIINTIIGLMMGLIVFTFIFEFGADPTQQGPGLIFISLTTLFAKLGFLGNVLAIAFFIALFFAGITSAISMIEPFTFYLINRYQISRKKALVFVGMIVYFLGSLSILSFYHVSASSLNFFGKSFFDILDFFIQNLLMPISALITAFFVGFVLKKEALQTLFYPFMRGIYFEIWYIFLRYISPLAVILIMARQLFF